One genomic region from Acinetobacter defluvii encodes:
- a CDS encoding helix-turn-helix domain-containing protein: MLPPRDSNDFHIALKQEREKKGLTNTELAEAIGINTVMIGRYEHTCHENYYSVPSQETWRKLNDYLSTGTRVNLKSSNSIEDLSVEDLIKELKNRGAKSINIEW; encoded by the coding sequence ATGTTACCTCCTAGAGATTCTAATGATTTCCACATTGCTTTAAAACAAGAACGTGAGAAAAAAGGATTAACAAATACAGAGCTTGCAGAAGCAATTGGTATAAATACAGTAATGATAGGACGTTATGAACATACTTGTCATGAAAACTACTACTCAGTACCAAGTCAAGAAACTTGGAGAAAATTGAACGATTACCTATCTACAGGTACTAGAGTTAATTTAAAATCCTCAAATAGTATTGAAGACTTATCTGTAGAGGACTTAATTAAAGAATTAAAAAATCGTGGTGCTAAAAGCATTAACATTGAATGGTAA
- a CDS encoding replication initiation protein has translation MNKENSYDKSYPVTTMAIQNKVTECFKSMSVDEKRILIMASPIARNVDASEQDQILISAQQFADDCGIKVNSAYKQIENASKKLVDRSFSYVNDRGKKVYSNWVIDATYEDAGISLRFTSIVLVMLKILDKYNPYTRYKKDVVLKLKKDYSIDFYHLAKKNQAKNGFELTLDEMFTEFGLPESYRDLRNLKRRVLKSSLDEINEFTDVTVDYSPVKKGRSVVGFKFTVKEKSKPKLIAPERDPKTIDMFCNLSDAQINKYSAILSKLSELSDLSNFQDYPSFALWISGILRDPKSVREETAKRIFKALHSKTDFKP, from the coding sequence AGCATGTCTGTAGATGAAAAAAGAATTTTAATTATGGCTTCTCCGATTGCTAGAAATGTCGATGCAAGTGAACAAGATCAAATCTTAATATCTGCTCAACAATTTGCTGATGACTGTGGTATCAAAGTCAATTCTGCTTATAAACAAATTGAAAATGCGTCAAAAAAACTAGTAGATCGGTCCTTTTCATACGTTAATGATAGGGGGAAAAAGGTCTACTCTAACTGGGTAATTGATGCTACTTATGAAGATGCAGGGATATCTTTAAGGTTTACATCTATTGTTTTGGTGATGTTGAAAATTTTAGATAAATACAATCCATACACTCGTTATAAAAAAGATGTAGTTCTAAAATTAAAAAAAGACTACTCAATAGATTTTTACCATTTAGCGAAAAAAAATCAGGCAAAAAATGGCTTTGAATTAACGCTAGATGAAATGTTTACAGAGTTTGGTTTACCAGAATCTTATAGAGATTTGAGGAACTTAAAACGAAGAGTTTTGAAGAGCTCATTAGATGAAATTAATGAATTTACCGATGTAACAGTTGACTATAGTCCAGTTAAAAAAGGACGTTCTGTTGTCGGCTTTAAGTTCACTGTGAAAGAAAAATCTAAGCCAAAATTAATAGCTCCTGAGCGAGATCCAAAAACAATAGATATGTTCTGCAACCTGTCTGATGCTCAAATTAACAAGTACAGTGCTATTTTATCTAAACTTTCTGAGCTATCAGACCTAAGTAACTTCCAGGACTATCCTAGTTTTGCCCTTTGGATTAGTGGCATCTTACGAGATCCGAAAAGTGTAAGAGAGGAAACAGCAAAGCGGATTTTTAAAGCTCTTCATAGCAAGACGGATTTTAAACCATGA